In Lacibacter sp. H407, the genomic window TAAGTTGAACTGATTGTCTTCGGGTGTTTCATCAGCAATTAACGGAAAGACAAACGATTTGAATAACAGCGTATCAGTATTGTTCACTGTTGGTGGTGCTGCAATTCGTAAATCAAGATTGATGTACGATGTATCAAATGGTTTTAGGGATGCAATGTTCCAGATCAAGGTATCGCCAATAGTTGCATTTACTACAGGCGATGCCGAAACAAAACTAACTCTCGGATTACGCAAAAATTTCACCTGCACATTTGAAATGGTTTCTGTTCCCTGATTAGTACAGATCAATTGGTATTGAACAGGAAAACCGGGACGGGCTATGTTTAGAGGAAGAAGATTGATTGAAAGGTCTTTTTTGTTGGGGATGGGTTGTAAGGCGAAGTCAATAGAATCGTTCACACCAAAACTTGTGAATTGAACATTGGCTGTTGAAGGAAAAATACTATAATATGGCAACGGCGATGACACTTTAATTCTATAGCTGCCTGTATCTAATGGCAAACTAAATCTGCCTTCTGTGTCAGTTGTAACTGTAAAAACGTTATTTTGTTTTTGTGCTTCAACTTTTACGCCATTTAGAAAAGATTCCCCCGCATCAAACAGATTGTTTTTGTTGTTGTCAACATATGTTTTCCCTTTAAAAAAATTGAACTGATCAGCGAAGTTGATGACGGCGTTACTATATACATCCCAATCAGGATCAGGTGAACCGAGTGGCCAGCTCCGAAATTCAAAATTTGTATTGTTCCCTATTAAATAAAGATTATTTCTGTTCATTCCAACCATAGAGTAATATCCGTGCTCCCAACCGGGGAATTTAAGTGAATCTACAAATTGAAGCGTACTATCATAAATCATTAATTTTTGATTATCAATAGGCTTATAGATATATCCGCTGGAATCAAAGTAACTAGACGCATTAAACTTTGCCCCATTTGCATTGTGTTCCCTTTCGATGGAACCATTATAACCAATTTGTCGAAATCGTAAAGAATCAGATAAGTACATTTTGTCATCTTTTATAAAGAAAGAACTCGTTCCAATTAAAGCGGAATCAACAATTATGTTTTGCACAATATTCAATGCTGTATCCAGATGTAGAATCCACGGTACGCCTTTTGTTCCCGCTGCTGGCAAGTCTAGGTCTTTTGAATCTGAATACCCAACTGCTACATAACCGTAAACGGGATGATCTTTTATATGTATAAACTTGTCGGTTGAAGATCCTCCAAAACACTTTATGTTCATTAATTGTCCGGCTGGGGAGAATTTGGCAACAAAAGCATCGTTCATTCTCATATACTGTCTGTACCATTCATTAGAAATTGCGGTATCTCTGTATATTGAATCGGAAACGCCTCCGTTGGTTTTATATGCCATGGAAGCTGTATCAACGGAACGGCGCTTACTGGCAAAGTAATTTGTTGCCGACCAGGTTTGTCCTGCAATTAAAATATTACCAAACCGATCAAGACTTAAATTAAATGCATAATCCCACCGTGTGCCACCAATGTATTTCTCCCATTCCAGAGTCCCGCTACTGGAAAATTTACATAAATAAATATCAGCATATTCAGAACCATCGTGCCTTCCATCAGGCAGATCAATCCCGAACTCCATTGTAGGATTTACAGTTAATCCTATAATCCCTCCATCATTTGTTGGCATTACTTCTGCAACATCTGCATTGTAAGAATCTCTATCCCCCCATAGCATACCAAAACGAGATTTCCACATATAACTTTTATCGTTGCTAAACTTAATAATTGATATGTTTCCTAAGGTAAATGAATGCATATTAGGTGGGCCCTGTCTCCCAACAACAAATACTTCATCTTTAGTCGAATGCGCAATTTTTCTCAGTACTTCTAATGGTGCGTGATCGCCTCTGAAATAAATGGAGTCAAGAAATTTTTGTTGCCACCTCACCCCCGAAAACTGGGCATTCGCAAACAAATTCAGTACTGCAAAAAGCAGCATAAAAAGAATTCGTTTGATGAATTGCTTATTCATAAACAATTTTTACATTATTACAGCTGTTATTGTATGATAACCTTACATTGATAAATATCCCGTCCTGCATGCAAGCGAACGATATACATACCTTTCAGTAATCTACTCACATCAACTGATTGATTAAATTGCTCCGTTGCAATTTGTCCTAAATTGGATTGATGAACCACCTTGCCATTCATATCAATGATCTGCAGATTCGCATTGCCGTTCAATCTTCCTTTTCTGAAAATAGTCACCAATCCGTTTGAGGGATTCGGGTAAAGCAACAACTGATTATCCGGGCGATCAATGTCAATCACGGAAGTAATGACTGTGTTGCGTAGGACCGTCAACTCATCATTTGTAATGACCGGCAAGTTGTAATCAAAATAAATATGTGCACGGTTCAGCACAGTATCACCGACTGCAAGATTCGATTTTGGCTTAATACGGTATGCAACAAAACCATGACTGGCCGGTTCGTTTTTGTTGCTATCAACTAACAGAATATTCGGGAAACTAAATTCAAGGATATGCGGCTTGATCATGTACAGCTGATACGGATGACTTGATGATAGCATTTCAAAACTGCTCCAGTCAAGTTTGTTTGTGAGTGTATCTCTGATCATTACAGTAAAAGCAGTATCGGTTCCGGTATTTTGAAAACGGATGAGATAGGTGAGAAATTCATCGCCTGTCAATTGCTCAGGTGTAATAATGCCACCGTGTGTTTCTGTTTTGTCGTTAGGATCATACGAACCTTGTACTTGCTGCACTAAGTTGAACTGATTGTCTTCCGGTGTTTCATCAGCAACTAATGGAAAGGCAAATGATCTGAATAAAAGCGTATCGGTATTGTTCACTGCGGGTGGTGCTGCAATACGTAAATCCAAATTGATGTACGAAGTATCAAACGGCTTCATGGAAGCGATGTTCCAGATCAATGTATCGCCAACAGTTGTGGTTACTAGCGGCGATGATGAAACAAAACTTACTCTTGGATTTTTTACAAATTTCACCTGCACATTTGAAATAATTTCTGTTCCCTTGTTGGTGCAGATCAATTGGTATTGAACAGGGAAACCGGGACGGGCTATGTTCAAAGGGAGAAGATTGATGGAAAGGTCTTTTTTGTTGGGGATGGGTTGAAGGGCGAAATTGATAGTATCAGTTTTATCAAAAGCACGAAACTGCAGGTTAACTGAGGTCGGTGTCACAGTATGATACGGAAAAACAGAAGATACCTGAATTGTGTAGTTACCTGAATCTAAAGGCAACCGATAACGACCCGATGTATGCGGTAAAATCGTTCTTTGCAGTGATCCATTATTTGCCTGTATTTTTATTCCTCGAATTTGATTCTCTCCACTATCTTTAAGACCATTGTTATTATAGTCAATATAAACGCTACCCGTAACGAGGTTATATTGCTCCGAAAAATTCATCACTACGTTACTGTACATCATTATTGTCGATAACCCATCCACAAAATAGTCAAGCTCCTGTCTTCTCCTTTCGATACCTACTAAATACAGATTATTTCTATTAGTACCATCAATCGAATAGATGCCATGATTCCAACCCTGAAAACTTAAAGTATCCACGAGTTGCAAAGTACTATCATATACAAAAACCTGTCTGTTGCTAAATGGCCTGTAGATGTATCCTGTTTTATCAAAATAGCAATTCGAACCAAACATTACCCCACCTGAACTATGCTCACGTGTGAAAGCCCCATCAGCACCAATTTCTCTGAACTTCAGTAAACTTGATAAGTACATCTTATTATCCTTTACAAAAAAAGTACTCCCAGCGGTGATTGACGTATCAATTATTGTTTGCTGAACTATATTTAGAGCTGAATCAAGATGTAATATCCACAAACCGTTCTTTGTGCCTTCTGCGGGAAGATCCAAGTCATTAGATTCAGAATAACCTGCGACAACGTAACCATAAGTTGGATGATTTTGGATATGCAAAAAATTATCTGAAGAACTTCCGCCGTAACATTTAACATTAAGCAATACTCCAGTGGGTGAAATTTTTGAAACAAACGCATCGTTATTATCCACGTCATAGGTAGAGTCATCCCAGTACGTGACGCTGTCTACATACCTTCTTTTTCCGGCAAAATCATTAAATGCTGAAAATGTCTGTCCCGCAACAAGAACGTTTCCTTGAGGATCAACTACTAAACTATTGCCATAATCCTCCCTTTTCCCTCCGATACTTCGATGCC contains:
- a CDS encoding DUF7619 domain-containing protein: MWKSRFGMLWGDRDSYNADVAEVMPTNDGGIIGLTVNPTMEFGIDLPDGRHDGSEYADIYLCKFSSSGTLEWEKYIGGTRWDYAFNLSLDRFGNILIAGQTWSATNYFASKRRSVDTASMAYKTNGGVSDSIYRDTAISNEWYRQYMRMNDAFVAKFSPAGQLMNIKCFGGSSTDKFIHIKDHPVYGYVAVGYSDSKDLDLPAAGTKGVPWILHLDTALNIVQNIIVDSALIGTSSFFIKDDKMYLSDSLRFRQIGYNGSIEREHNANGAKFNASSYFDSSGYIYKPIDNQKLMIYDSTLQFVDSLKFPGWEHGYYSMVGMNRNNLYLIGNNTNFEFRSWPLGSPDPDWDVYSNAVINFADQFNFFKGKTYVDNNKNNLFDAGESFLNGVKVEAQKQNNVFTVTTDTEGRFSLPLDTGSYRIKVSSPLPYYSIFPSTANVQFTSFGVNDSIDFALQPIPNKKDLSINLLPLNIARPGFPVQYQLICTNQGTETISNVQVKFLRNPRVSFVSASPVVNATIGDTLIWNIASLKPFDTSYINLDLRIAAPPTVNNTDTLLFKSFVFPLIADETPEDNQFNLVQQVQGSYDPNDKTETHGGIITPEQLAGDEFLTYLIRFQNTGTDTAFTVMIRDTLTNKLDWNSFEMLSSSHPYQLYMIKPHILEFSFPNILLVDSSKNEPASHGFVAYRIKPKSNLAVGDTVLNRAHIYFDYNLPVITNDELTVLRNTVITSVIDIDRPHNQLLLYPNPSNGLVTIFRKGQINGNANLQIIDMNGKVVHQSNLGRISTEQFNQSVDVSGLVKGMYVVRLLAGRDIYQCKFIIQ
- a CDS encoding DUF7619 domain-containing protein; its protein translation is MLRRYLLFLLFTLSFTIQNLCTYAQFSGVKWERELYNGNSSRSDYCDKLPRIKKVIHSAENHTFIVGRIFGECGTPALGRPFVSRVDNEGTILWTTWLDRYWYYNYNKEILEAVPSQDGGLFLLTAEQGSGGSQWDTTSGYDFEDTTFYAEHWTDIYLSKISADGILLWHRSIGGKREDYGNSLVVDPQGNVLVAGQTFSAFNDFAGKRRYVDSVTYWDDSTYDVDNNDAFVSKISPTGVLLNVKCYGGSSSDNFLHIQNHPTYGYVVAGYSESNDLDLPAEGTKNGLWILHLDSALNIVQQTIIDTSITAGSTFFVKDNKMYLSSLLKFREIGADGAFTREHSSGGVMFGSNCYFDKTGYIYRPFSNRQVFVYDSTLQLVDTLSFQGWNHGIYSIDGTNRNNLYLVGIERRRQELDYFVDGLSTIMMYSNVVMNFSEQYNLVTGSVYIDYNNNGLKDSGENQIRGIKIQANNGSLQRTILPHTSGRYRLPLDSGNYTIQVSSVFPYHTVTPTSVNLQFRAFDKTDTINFALQPIPNKKDLSINLLPLNIARPGFPVQYQLICTNKGTEIISNVQVKFVKNPRVSFVSSSPLVTTTVGDTLIWNIASMKPFDTSYINLDLRIAAPPAVNNTDTLLFRSFAFPLVADETPEDNQFNLVQQVQGSYDPNDKTETHGGIITPEQLTGDEFLTYLIRFQNTGTDTAFTVMIRDTLTNKLDWSSFEMLSSSHPYQLYMIKPHILEFSFPNILLVDSNKNEPASHGFVAYRIKPKSNLAVGDTVLNRAHIYFDYNLPVITNDELTVLRNTVITSVIDIDRPDNQLLLYPNPSNGLVTIFRKGRLNGNANLQIIDMNGKVVHQSNLGQIATEQFNQSVDVSRLLKGMYIVRLHAGRDIYQCKVIIQ